The Sesamum indicum cultivar Zhongzhi No. 13 linkage group LG6, S_indicum_v1.0, whole genome shotgun sequence genome has a segment encoding these proteins:
- the LOC105163780 gene encoding calmodulin-like protein 3 — MDPAELSRVFGMFDRNGDGKISRVELSESLEKLGIHIPEKELKQMIDKIDVNGDGFVDEEEFGELCAAIMADESRGDEEEDMREAFNVFDQNGDGFITVEELRAVLASLGIKQGRTVEDCKRMIKKVDVDGDGRVNFDEFRQMMKGGGFATLTSS, encoded by the coding sequence ATGGATCCGGCGGAGTTGAGTCGAGTGTTCGGGATGTTCGATCGGAATGGCGACGGCAAGATAAGCCGGGTGGAATTGAGCGAATCACTGGAAAAATTGGGGATCCACATCCCGGAGAAGGAGCTGAAGCAGATGATCGACAAGATCGACGTGAACGGCGACGGATTCGTGGACGAGGAGGAGTTCGGAGAGCTGTGCGCGGCGATAATGGCGGACGAGAGTAGGGGAGACGAGGAGGAGGACATGCGGGAGGCTTTCAACGTGTTCGACCAAAACGGGGACGGATTCATCACGGTGGAGGAGCTGCGGGCGGTGCTCGCATCCCTAGGGATCAAACAGGGGCGGACGGTCGAGGATTGCAAGCGGATGATCAAGAAAGTCGACGTCGACGGCGACGGAAGGGTTAATTTTGATGAGTTCCGACAGATGATGAAGG